From the Prochlorococcus marinus str. AS9601 genome, the window TCGCTGATTGACCTATTACCAATTTATTGGCATTGAGAATATCAAATACATTTAATTGATCGGCGGCGATTAATTTTACTTTCTCAATGTTATTAATGGATTTTTTTATAATATCGGAAGGGCTATCAAGAATAACCAAAACTTTTTCAGTTTTTTGTATACCTAATCGAGCAAGGCCATTGATGATATCACTTGTTTTAGGCTGCTTTAAAGTAGATCCAAAATCTTCAACAGCCTTCATATCAGATACTCTGGACATAAGAGCTGTTCTAAGAGCTAATCTACGTTCCTTACGATTCATATCAAGATTGTAAGAACGTGGCTTCGGTCCAAAAATAATTCCACCGCCAGGTCTCAAAGGTGTCCTTATTGATCCTTGACGAGCTCTTCCTGTACCTTTTTGTTTGTATGGCTTTCTACCGCCCCCGCGCACTTCAGATCTTGTCAAAGTTGAGGCTGTCCCCTGTCTTTTATTTGCTAACTGTCTAAGGACTGCTCTATGGATTAAGTCTGCCGAAGAAGTTTCTTTAGCAACTGCTAAATCAAGAGAAACTTTGCCTGATTTTTTACCATCCCACTTAAGAGTTTCAAGTGTTGTCATGATTTTTCACCTCCTTTTTTGCCTACGACATTATTTGGCTTAATGTTTATTATTGAGCCTGGCTTACCTGGGACAGAACCCTTTACTACAAGCAAATTTTTCTGATCATCAATTTTTAGAACTAACAAACCTTTAGTAGTAATCTGTTTTCCTCCATATCTTCCTGCCATTCTTTTTCCAGGATAAATTCTGCCTGGAGTTGTTCCTGCTCCTGTAGATCCAGGTGCTCTATGATTTTTTGAACCATGACTCATAGGACCTCTGCTAAAACCATGTCTTTTCTGGTAACCTGCAAAACCTCTACCCATAGATTTGCCACTGATATCAACTTTTTGACCAACCTCAAAGTTTTTTACAGTTATTTGTTTTCCGATTTCATAAGATGAAGTTTCTTCAACCCTATATTCTTTCAAATGCTTTAAAAGTTCTTCACCTGATTTCAATAAGTGTCCCTTTTCAGGTTTGCTTAAATGCTTCTCTTTGGACAAGCCATAACCTATCTGAACAGCGGTATAACCATCCAAAGCAGTTGTTTTCAATTGAGTGACGCGGCAAGGACCAGCCTCTATAAGAGTAACTGGTACCGAATTACCTTTATCATCGAAAAGTTGGGACATGCCCAATTTCTTTCCTAAAATTCCAATAGACATAAGACTAAGTTAGGCTAGCTCGTAATAATTTTTCAATTATCTAAACCCTTCAGTTATTAAGGTGAAGTTAATCAAAAAACAATTAGTAAGGTTGAGACTTATCTGAAAATCTAGATAGTTTCTCCTGGGATAAACCCACCTGAGTTTTTTAACGAAACGCTAAAAAATGTGAAATTTTCAGAGGCTCGGCTAGCTTGCGAGCTTAAAAATTCACTGAGTTACAATTGTACATCATCAAGTACCATAAAATAAAATAAAATAGAAATAAAGGAAATTTTTATGCCATTACTTCTCTCAGGGAAAAAGTTTCATAACGATTTAAAAACTAACAAATGTCTCGCAATATTTGCTCCTCTTGAAGGTGGTTATGAAACTCGTCTTTTGAGGAGAATGAGGGCCAAAGGCTTTAAAACTTTTATAACTTCAGCAAGAGGGCTTGGAGATCCAGAAGTTTTCTTGCTCAAATTGCATGGCGTTAGACCACCTCACCTTGGTCATCAAAGTGTAGGAAGAAACGGAGCGCTTGGGGAAGTTCAGCAAGTAATCCCACAAGCTTCTGAGTTATTTAATGAAAATGATAAAAATAAATTACTTTGGTTATTAGAAGGTCAAGTATTATCCCAGTCTGAATTAGAAAGCTTAATAGAGATTTGTACTAACGATAATAAACTAACAATAGTTGTTGAAATGGGGGGTTCAAGAAAACTTGAATGGAAACCATTAAGTAATTATATTTTGGATGAATTTGAAAGTTAAATTGTTTGATTAAAAC encodes:
- the rplC gene encoding 50S ribosomal protein L3; this encodes MSIGILGKKLGMSQLFDDKGNSVPVTLIEAGPCRVTQLKTTALDGYTAVQIGYGLSKEKHLSKPEKGHLLKSGEELLKHLKEYRVEETSSYEIGKQITVKNFEVGQKVDISGKSMGRGFAGYQKRHGFSRGPMSHGSKNHRAPGSTGAGTTPGRIYPGKRMAGRYGGKQITTKGLLVLKIDDQKNLLVVKGSVPGKPGSIINIKPNNVVGKKGGEKS
- the rplD gene encoding 50S ribosomal protein L4 is translated as MTTLETLKWDGKKSGKVSLDLAVAKETSSADLIHRAVLRQLANKRQGTASTLTRSEVRGGGRKPYKQKGTGRARQGSIRTPLRPGGGIIFGPKPRSYNLDMNRKERRLALRTALMSRVSDMKAVEDFGSTLKQPKTSDIINGLARLGIQKTEKVLVILDSPSDIIKKSINNIEKVKLIAADQLNVFDILNANKLVIGQSAIDKIQEVYAS
- the ndhN gene encoding NAD(P)H-quinone oxidoreductase subunit N; the protein is MPLLLSGKKFHNDLKTNKCLAIFAPLEGGYETRLLRRMRAKGFKTFITSARGLGDPEVFLLKLHGVRPPHLGHQSVGRNGALGEVQQVIPQASELFNENDKNKLLWLLEGQVLSQSELESLIEICTNDNKLTIVVEMGGSRKLEWKPLSNYILDEFES